The region TTTTAAACCCTTCCCATCTATAGCACTTTATTCCAGGGGCTGATTTACTGCACTTTCCCCCCTTTTACTAGCTCAGGAGTACCCAGATACAAATCAAATCCATTTCAACCTGGCAAGATTTTGGTTAAAGTATCACTTTTAACATCTGCATTTTAAAGCTCTTTCCGTGGGTATTTAATGGCACCGTTTCACATTACTGATTGTTTTTACTTGTTCTTCATTTGGGGCCATATTTCAGAGTCTGTGCGGAGCTGTCACTCTGTTTAGCTCTAGCCAAGTCAATCCTGTGCCTCCCTTAGGCCAGCCTTTCTCTCTGACTTGGTAAGGGAATGTATTTTGTATTTGCTGAACGTTCAGCAAATTCTCCCCAGAATCTCCCAACTGACCCATGTAGATTTAGTTCATGCTATAAATTCTGTTCAACACGATCAAAAGGCACCGATGTATAAGGACACAGGTTGAGATGGCTCGCGCTGAGGTGAAATGATCAGACAGAGGGGGAAAGCATCTTCGGAACCATTCAGATATCCAGAATCGCAGAGGGGGCTACCTCGAAGCCATGAATAAATCACATCCAGATTTGCCTGTGGTCCCATCTGACGTCAAACCCTCCCTTGACAACATCCATGCCGCATTAAGTGTTCTGTGAGCCAGCAAGATCTGCAGTCCTGTTATCCTTCCTTTCACACCATGACTGCCCCAAATGGAATCAAGTCCTGCTACAAACATAGTAACCCTAGCTCCAGAGCTGCCgctccactgaattggtgatttTATTTGTCCTACTAATGGCATTCTACATTAAGCATACAGAGGGGCACCCCTGACTCGGTGCAGAAACTCCTCTTTCTAAGCTTCAGATTTTGCAGAGATAATGATCATTTCACCCCAGTCTTAACATGCGATgccttctgctttgttttttccactAGTGCTGAATAAGGGCCAGTGTGTGACCAAGTACTACCGCTGGATGCAGAAGAACGGAGGCTACATCTGGATCCAGTCTAGCGCCACCATAGCTATTAACGCCAAGAACGCAAATGAGAAGAATATCATCTGGGTGAACTATCTTCTGAGGTATATTTCCAAATTCTTTCTCATTCCTGTCTCAGTTATAAAACATAAAGCCCGATGGTTAATAGCTGACATGTATTATCTTTTGATAGTATCTGGTGTGGAATTATATGGAAATTCCGCTTTTCTTTCCACAAGagtcaaagaaatgggaaaggaTCAAAGTTACGTCAGTAGGGACTTCCAGGGCAGACCTGTGAACTGCTCAACAGTTCTTGATCAGCCCACATTTGGGCGGCTTTGCAGAAGTTGCTTTGGTTTCCCCACAATCATTCAGGCCAGATAAAGAACACAGATGTTTGCCTCCAGTGGAAACATTCAAAAAGCATCTCCTTCTCCCCGACACACTCTCATACTCATGCACTCCAACCCCTGCAAAAATGGTGTGAAAGGGGATGGGGAAGAAGTGGCAGAGTGCACCATATTCCTCCTGTATCCCATCCCTTTGAAGCCCTGAGCATATTACATAGGGTTAGATTCCTCAAGCACTCGTTTAGGTAAGTGAAGGGAATCACTTCACAAGAATCAAGACAGTTTCAGTATACAGATGAAGGAGTCTTCTTTTGCCTGCTCTGTGATCTCAGGCAAGTGTGACCGCTACTTGAATGCATCCTCAAATTTATATCCATTAATGCAGCCAAGCTCAACAGCTTCCTGAATTCCAGTGTGCAATAGcattcctctccccttcctcaaATGCTTGCTGCCTATGCATTCAGACAAGCACCACGGTAACCAAGACGAGCCTGGGTGGTCTGCATCTGGGGACAAGCTGTCTGAGATCTTCTCCACCAATCCTGCTAGGAAATTCTCCAACTCCCCAGCCTGGCTCCCTCCCACCACCGTCATTCCAGTCTTTGGTTTCTCTTGGCCTAAAGCCACTAAGCAGGGCCCACACATGGCCTTAGGAGGTGAACTGCCAGTAGGTCTTCTGAATGGAAGTTGTTACCCTTTGGCTGATAATCTCAACAGGGAGTACCCGAATCCCGTTTTTCTTTGAGACTGAGAAGCTGACAGCCGTGGCTCATCAGCACGCTGACCCTTCAGTGTGTTCGCCTCCACTGGTGACTTGAAGGCATGAATGTGCTTGCTCCCAATAGCATATCAATCAGACACTAATGATTATTGCTCTAGAGAGGGCTTTAATGTGTACCACTTAGAAGAGTCTTCATTCatctactttctttttcctttttttgacctCTTCTACTCTACATTAAGTCTCTCTAAAGGTAAAAGTATGAGTATTTAATGGGGCTTTCTCCAAAGCCTGCTTTTCATGCAAACTATGCTCTGTGATACACCCAAGGTGGGTTCTGCTTTCAGGGAATTCTTTTACTTAGAGGTTTATGGAATAGTCACTCTAGGCAATGCAGAAGGTTATAAAAACTCACAtgccaaagaaaaaacagaataagGTATTGCGGCATTGATGTTCATTGGCTAGGCAAAAATGGTGTTGTGCCAGAGAGATCCATTATTCTTAAAACTTAGATgttagtgggacttccctggtccatgctgcaactaaagatcctgggTGCCGCAACAAAgaaccagtacagccaaataaataaataaaaataaatattaaaaacattagaCATTAGTAAGAGGGACACAGAAGTCTGAAAGATGGCTGTCCCCCTGCGGCTGGAACCTCGGGAGCTAAACTCATCCCATGGTTGTTCACCTGATTCAGGGAGATTTCTTCCCATGTGGATCTTACGGCCTCATCAGCCTCATGACTTCCTACTCTGCCCCCAAACAGAGGGACAGGGAGGGTTAGGAAGAGGTCAGTCTGTGCTACTCTGGAGCAACACTCTCGGTCCACATGAGGATCACACGGAGCAGGCTCATGAGCATTGGTTGCTCCTGTTCCACCCAGTTCCATCTGGAGAGGAAGGAAGCAATTTGGGTATCAAAGACCAGCCTCCTGGCTCAAAAAGCCTCAGCCTCAGGCCAGCCAGACCTGTTTCTGCAGACCTGAAGACTCCCCATGGGTTCACTACTAGAAGATCGTACATCATGGCAGCTGGACCACAGGAGGCTGAAAGAGATGAACTCCAGCGAGAGGGAGGACCCCCAAGTCAGACACCCACCAGGATCACTTCCTCGCCTGGAGGTCTACAAAGACAGGCCTTGGCCTTGGCCAGACAGCAACTACTGAAGTTGGCTTTTCCCTCCCATCTTCTTATCCTTTGCTCCTCCCTGAGCAGTATTTTCCTGCTCCCTCTCCTAGCCAGAGTCCCTCACTTCTGGGCCCCCTCTAGGCTTGCAGTTCCCTGTTCTGAAATTACTTCAGTCATCTCCTCCAGTCTTCTTCCTATGCCCTTACAACACGTGGTAGAAGACTGCGTAAGGGTTAAGACCACCTTCCCACCTTCGGCTCAGCTAGAGAAGgctctgctgctgatgctaatTCACACTAAGGAGTAAATGCTAAATGCCCGATCATTTATCTTAGAGAATTAACGCCACCCTCCCCACCCGCCACCCTGGGGATATTGGCGACTGTAGAGCAGTTACTGAAACAGTGCCTTTTTGATACAGGAATTTCACTAGAAATGAGCTAGGGAGCCAGTAATCATCAATGGTAGGTGTCTGGCTGACTGGCCATGATATCAACAGGAGGACAGAAGAGGGCATTCTCCATTTGGAGGAAAGAGGCTTTCCTTGTGCCTTCAGATTACGGTAGCCTATCCTGCTTGGGTGCTGGGCTGGCCTTGGAGTGGCATTTCATGAAGATCGCTAGCTCAGACTGACCGAACAtactcccttttccaggagaggcATTCTTCTAAATTAAAAGTGGAACAAAAATTAAGCATTTTTGTGCAGATGGGGTTAGATCTATTCTGTTAGGGCCTCTCTCACACTGGGACTCTCCCCACTGCAATCAGATTCCAGCTAACAAGCCACAGGTGTACACCACATGAGCAGATGAAACTGTGATTGTAATGGGTGTGTTGACAGTTCAGTAGCCATAATCCATGCAGCCCAAAGTGCACCTGTGCATCTGTCAGATCGTTAGGCACTGGGGGCTCTGCCCCCCACTACCCCTGTGCcccccttccacacacacacagcctcagaGCCATCTGAACAGCTGAGGAGCTCCATCAAGGAGCCAACACAAGGGTACTGAAACGATGGCCTCATTAggagcccaggaggcagggggaCGAACTGGTGAGGGTACTCGGTGCATCTTCCGTTCCCCCAGGTGTGAGACGGGGTGGAATGTTAAGCAGCACAGTTCCCTGGCCCCCAGTGGTATCTGAttatttaaaagcttttcagTGGCTTTCATGTGGCATTTGGGTATTCATCATTGTAGCAAGGTGCACCTGTACCCCAGCCATGCAATCCAAGCTTCTATAAAAGTCCTGTGATGAGCTGAGAAATGATTTCATGGTTAATCTTCCAAACTCTCTGAGCTCCCCAAAGTTTGGGGCATGGAAGTGGAAAAAGGATGGTCAAAAGCAAGCCATCCCGAATGGGTGTGTGCACTCCTGATGAacgcctccctcccccacagcaACCCCGAGTACAAGGACACCCCAATGGACATCGCACAGCTCCCTCACCTGCCGGAGAAAACTTCGGAGTCCTCGGAGACCTCCGACTCTGAGTCAGACTCTAAAGACACCTCAGGTATTACAGGTATTACAACTTCTCCATGTTCTGCGGTTAAGGCTTGCCTTTCCAAACATGAGGGGTGGGCAACGGCCAGAGGGCCATCATCTGAATGAAACAACTGGTCAAATTTGATATAGAGAAGTCAGTCATGTCAAGGTATTACTGAGCCTTTCTCAACACACAtttgtatatatacttatataccactacatacatatgtacacattatatatgtgtgtgcacatacataaaacacacacacttatgtatgtgatattatataaatatattcatgtatatgggcttccctggtggctcagatggtaaagaatctgcctgcaatgtgagagacctcggtttgatccctgggttgggaagatccccagaagggaatggcaacccaccctagtattctggcctggagaattcctagacaaagcagcctggtgggctacagtccactggattcccaagagtcggacaggaatgagtgactaacacacacatgctgctgctgctgctaagtcacttcagtcgtgtccaactctgtgcaacctcattggcagcagcccaccgggctcccccgtccctgggattctccaggcaagaacactggaatgggttgccatttccttctccaatgcatgaaagtgaaaagtgaaagtgaagccgctcagtcgtgtccaactcatatgtaaaactatatacatatatgcatattgctatatattaatacacataGCTATATTATACACAAATTTACAGAGACTGATTGATTTAGCCATCGCTTAATGTCAGCCCTCCATAGGGAAGAAGCCCTGCCCTAACCCCATAGCGAGCTCCACCCTCTTTACCAGAGCAGACAGCAGGCTATCTTTGTTGCTCCAAGACAGACTGTGATTTGAGCCCCAAATGTTCACATGCTCACCAAGCTGGGATGGAACCCCTAAAGTGGGATACTCAATGGCATCAGTAACTGACTCTTTCTGTGTGCTGGACTGTTAGTCATTTTCTGAATCTATGCTGAATAAATCCACGCTTTCCCTTTCCTAGTTATTTTGGGAAGCAGACTGAATAGTTCTTTGGAACACAGAAAAGTTAacataaaaatttacttttcctCCAATCCCCAGTTCCCTTCTACAGGCACACATAGATCCAGGGAGCACATAACTCAGAGAATTTACAACTGCAAAAATTCCTTCTAACCCAACCTTTTCTGCTAAATAAAGGAAAGCCAGAGTAAGTGACGTGATATGCCCAGGGTTCCAGTCCAGGCTGCCATCCAAATCCATGTAGCAGAGCCATGAAACCGGCATCATCCCTAAATGTTTTGAGGTTACATTACTAAGAAAACCTATCCTCCCTAAAATGTGGCAGATGACTAGGGCTCCCCCACACAAGCCCCATCCATTGGGAACCTGCTCCTGTGAACACATATCCCTCTACTCCAGACAGCCtcagggaagcaggaggaaatGAGGAGGCTCTTGATAGTTTTCTGCATTCATTTGAGGGTCTTCACTAGGGCAGAGTTCCAGAACAGACAATGTCTGCCCCTTATTTATACAGTATATAGCAGTGagccaaaaagacaaaaatccccCTGCCCTGTGGAGTTTGTATTCCAGTTGAgggaaaagacaataaaaataaaacacacaaatgaaTCAGATGACATTCAGTGCTCTGAAGAATAACAACTCTAGGAATAGACAGTATGATTTTCGATAAGGAGCAAATATTTGCCAGAAGAAAACTCACACCTCTTTGGGAGGTCACCTTGCAAATCATCATTCTCCTGTGCCACTGACACCTTATTCCAGGTTATGCACGCTGATTCCCCGAGTATTTTTGCAGAACTTCTCAAACGTTAATGTGCctaagaatcacctggggatcctGTTCAAATGAAGGATCCTATTCAGTAGCTCTGGGTGGACGCCTAGGATTCTGTATTTGGAACAAGCCTCCAGGTGATGGGGCCCGTGCTCTGGGAgtcactcccccaccccccataacCTCGGTCCTCACGAGAGAGAAAGCCAAGGCTTGAGGTTTCCAAAGTGGTGGAGGGAGCAGCAGCTCAGGATGGGACAAGAcacccagccctcccctcccccacccccgcaggTGCGCGTTGGGCTGCTAACCtgacatctcctgtgtctccccccACACAGAGGACAACGAGAACTCCAAGTCCGACGAGAAGGGGAACCAGTCGGAGAACAGCGAAGACCCGGAGCCCGACCGCAAGAAGTCAGGCAACACGTGCGACGACGACATGCACTGCAATGACGACGGCCACAGCTGCAGCAACCCGGACAGCCGCGACAGCGACGACAGCTTCGAGCATTCGGACTTTGAGAACCCCAAGGCGGCCGAGGACGGCGGCGGAGGCGGCTTCGGCGCGCTGGGCCGGATGCAGATCAAGGTGGAGCGCGGCTACGTGGAGAGCGAGTCGGACCTGCGGCTGCAGGACTGCGAGTCGCTGTCGTCGGACAGCGCCAAGGACTCGGACAGCGCGGGCGAGGCGGGCGCGCAGGCCTCCAGCAAGCACCAGAAGCGCAAGAAGCGGCGGAAACGGCAGAAGGGCGGCAGCGCCAGCCGCCGGCGCCTGTCCAGCGCGTCGAGCCCGGGCGGACTGGACGCCGGCCTGGTGGAGCCCCCGCGGCTGCTGTCGTCCCCCAACAGTGCCTCGGTGCTCAAAATCAAGACCGAGATCTCGGAACCCATCAACTTTGACAACGACAGCAGCATCTGGAATTACCCGCCCAACCGGGAGATCTCCCGGAACGAGTCGCCCTACAGCATGACCAAGCCCCCCAGCTCCGAGCACTTCCCGTCCCCGCCGGGCGGCGGCGCGGGCGCCGGGGGGCTGCACGTGGCCATCCCGGACTCGGTCCTCACCCCGCCCGGCGCCGACGGCACCTCCTCCTCCGCCACGGCCACCGCCCGCAAGACTCAGTTCGGCACGTCGGCCCCCGCGGCCTTGGCCCCCGTCGCCTCCGACCCACTGTCGCCCCCGCTGTCAGCGTCCCCGCGGGACAAGCACCCCGGGGGCGGGAGCGGGAACGGGAACGGCGGGGGTGGTCCGGGCACTGCCAACTCCTTGCTGTACACCGGGGACCTGGAGGCTCTGCAGAGGTTGCAGGCGGGCAACGTCGTGCTGCCGCTGGTGCACAGGGTGACCGGGACCCTGGCGGCCACCAGCACGGCCGCACAGAGGGTCTACACCACGGGCACCATCCGCTACGCCCCCGCCGAGGTGACCCTGGCCATGCAAGGCAACCTGCTGCCCAACGCGCACGCTGTTAACTTCGTGGACGTTAACAGCCCGGGCTTCGGCCTCGACCCCAAGACGCCCATGGAGATGCTCTACCACCACGTGCATCGGCTCAACATGTCGGGACCGTTCGGCGGCGCAGTGAGCGCGGCCGGCCTGACGCAGATGCCGGCCGGCAACGTGTTCACCACGGCGGAGGGACTCTTCTCCACGCTGCCCTTCCCGGTCTACAGCAACGGCATCCACGCGGCACAGACTCTGGAGCGCAAGGAGGACTGAGCGGCGCCCCCTGGCGGCCTGGCGGGGGGCTCCGCCCGCCCCCGGAGGCATCGTCGGCGTTTTCGTTTAGACCTTTGATTCTAGCACTTTGAATTCGAGCAGGTCAGCATCTTCTCTTCGCCACGACGGTCCCCGTTCcacccccttttctttctttcactggaCTCATTCTTTCctgtaaagatattttttatttttgggggccttCAGAGGGTCAGACGACCGGTTGCCTgcccttttgtcttcttctgagaTGTGTGTTGGGTTGTTTTGCTCTCTTTTGCATCTTTATTGAGATGTCTTTCATGTGTATATGCCTCTGCCATAGAATACTCAGTCTTGTGGTCAAGAGATTTCTCAAGTGACAACCATTGGGTGTTCTTCGTAAAGATCTTGATATGATCAAGATTGAAAGAGACAAGCATAAACAATGTGCCCTGTTTGACTAAGTCAAATGAAATGGGGTGGTGTTTTGTTTCTGTTCCTGATTCCTTTGAAAATAGGGGGATAGCATTTTAGAATTTTATGCAGaatttaattctctttttatggttaagattttaagattttcttacttgcacataaaaataatttgggtTCTTAAGCTTAATTTCTGGCCTGTGACtagaatgtttaaaaacaaaaagttggaCTAAATGTTAATTACTGAAACATTAACTTAATTTCTAAAACCATGGTGCTATCATTTATTAATCTGTAATGTCTTCATACAAAATGCAGCTCCTGGGCTGGgttttggaaaaaacaaacaaaaagtgtgTTCTGTCCTGGTCTGGAGTCCATTGCTGCAGTCTCCTTGGTTAGTTAAGACAAAGCCCTCATTAACGTTTGCTGCAGGACTTAAAATTTACCTCCCAACTAACAAACATAGCCTCACATTAAATTTAATGGGTCAGGAAAGCCCTTTTTAAAAGGGTTTTTGGAAAACTCAATCAAACTGACTTGAGGAGCAGTTTAGGTACATTCTGCCTTTTGTTgagcttttttcctttccttttctcagtcTAACTGAGGCTAATTTTTACAACTTCAATAACACTTCagagtaaaagaaggaaaaaatatttaacatttttttttcatttcttgcttAAAAAAACAAGGAAGGTTGTATTTGTATTTTGGGGGACTGatttgatggattttttttttcccctttggttctTTTATATCTAGGTTGGAA is a window of Bos indicus isolate NIAB-ARS_2022 breed Sahiwal x Tharparkar chromosome 21, NIAB-ARS_B.indTharparkar_mat_pri_1.0, whole genome shotgun sequence DNA encoding:
- the NPAS3 gene encoding neuronal PAS domain-containing protein 3 isoform X6, with product MAPTKPSFQQDPSRRERLQALRKEKSRDAARSRRGKENFEFYELAKLLPLPAAITSQLDKASIIRLTISYLKMRDFANQGDPPWNLRMEGPPPNTSVKGIQLWKSELCMRKTPCEGAQRRRSPSALAIEVFEAHLGSHILQSLDGFVFALNQEGKFLYISETVSIYLGLSQVELTGSSVFDYVHPGDHVEMAEQLGMKLPPGRGLLSQGTAEDGASSASSSSQSETPEPVESTSPSLLTTDNTLERSFFIRMKSTLTKRGVHIKSSGYKVIHITGRLRLRVSLSHGRTVPSQIMGLVVVAHALPPPTINEVRIDCHMFVTRVNMDLNIIYCENRISDYMDLTPVDIVGKRCYHFIHAEDVEGIRHSHLDLLNKGQCVTKYYRWMQKNGGYIWIQSSATIAINAKNANEKNIIWVNYLLSNPEYKDTPMDIAQLPHLPEKTSESSETSDSESDSKDTSGITEDNENSKSDEKGNQSENSEDPEPDRKKSGNTCDDDMHCNDDGHSCSNPDSRDSDDSFEHSDFENPKAAEDGGGGGFGALGRMQIKVERGYVESESDLRLQDCESLSSDSAKDSDSAGEAGAQASSKHQKRKKRRKRQKGGSASRRRLSSASSPGGLDAGLVEPPRLLSSPNSASVLKIKTEISEPINFDNDSSIWNYPPNREISRNESPYSMTKPPSSEHFPSPPGGGAGAGGLHVAIPDSVLTPPGADGTSSSATATARKTQFGTSAPAALAPVASDPLSPPLSASPRDKHPGGGSGNGNGGGGPGTANSLLYTGDLEALQRLQAGNVVLPLVHRVTGTLAATSTAAQRVYTTGTIRYAPAEVTLAMQGNLLPNAHAVNFVDVNSPGFGLDPKTPMEMLYHHVHRLNMSGPFGGAVSAAGLTQMPAGNVFTTAEGLFSTLPFPVYSNGIHAAQTLERKED